From the Bacteroidales bacterium genome, the window TCATCATTGAAAGTCCTTCTTCAAAGCCCTTTATAAATTTGTTGGTGCCAAACTTGCAATCAACGGGACGATATATTACTTTGGTACTATAAAGATTATAATTTTTTGCAGTATCTTCAATATTTGTATCAAAAAGGCGTCCGTCAACAAAAAAAGCGGCATAATTAAATCTCACAGAGTCGCCTTCTGAAATTTTCTTACCTTTTCCTTTTCTTAATTCAATAAAATATAAACCACTTTCTTTAGGTTTTGCTTTTATCTTCATTCTTTTTAAATAATCATCCAACAAAGCTGGTTCATTATTTTTCATTTCTTCAAGCTGTTTCTTAAGGGCTTCGGTGTACATTTGCTGCTCCTTTTCAAATTCGACTTTTGTTTTAATTGAATCAATCCTGATGTGTATTTTCATTATACTTCCGGACTTAAGCGGAGAAGGCAGTTTTTCTGCTTTTACATTTTTAAAGAAAAACGAATCGGCACTGACAATAAATACAGCACTGTCGTGAAGTCCCATATATTCAAAAGCTTCATTAATATCGCCTTTATATAAAGGTTTTATTATTTGGATGTGAATTGGCACATTCGCTTTTATAGAACTGTATAATTCCGAATCCTTCTCGGTTGTATATACCATTTGACATACAACAAGGTCGCCTATTTTTGCCTTTACAGCACTTGAATTCCTTTTAATAAATTTATAATATAATCCGTTTTTTGTTTTTTTATATCCCGGATACTTCAAATGGCAGGCACTGAAAAATATCATTACTGCAAATAAAAAGATTGAATTCGATAAAATGGTTTTTCTCATATTAATAAATTTATTCCGCAAACATAAAAAATAATTTTATTTTTCGCAAAGACGCCAAGGAAATATTACAACGAGATTGTTAAACTTGTCCCGAATCTCGTCGGAATTACTCATACCTCGTATTTCACTTCGACATTCGATATTTTTTTAATCCGTGGATACATGGTGTTTTTACTTCATATCAACCAACTCCACATCATAAATCAGAGTTGCTCTTTTTGGTATTTTTTTATTATCGCCCAATAGTCCGAAGCCAAGATATGACGGTATTATTATTTTTGCCTTGTCGCCTTTACAAAGCAGCTGTATTGCTTCATCAAGACCGGCTTCAACTTTACCTTCACCGATTTTAAAAATCTTAGAGCCGTCTTTTCCGGAGGAATAACAATTAGTTCCGTCAATGAGGTCAAGCGTATAATTTAATTTAACAATTTTCCCCAAAATAGCTCTTTCCCCTTTTTCTTTTTTATAAATAAAATACCTTACACCAGTGTTTGTTTTTTGCATTTCCCATTTATGGCGTTCAATGTATCCGTTTATTTCATTTTCTTCGGTTCTTTTCAGGTAATTGTTTGCTTTTACAAGCTGCTCTTTGGTTTTTGATAAATCAATATTTTGGGGATTTTCGTTTTTTGAT encodes:
- a CDS encoding FKBP-type peptidyl-prolyl cis-trans isomerase encodes the protein MIKVFYFLIFIISMLLFQFCDDNSSKNENPQNIDLSKTKEQLVKANNYLKRTEENEINGYIERHKWEMQKTNTGVRYFIYKKEKGERAILGKIVKLNYTLDLIDGTNCYSSGKDGSKIFKIGEGKVEAGLDEAIQLLCKGDKAKIIIPSYLGFGLLGDNKKIPKRATLIYDVELVDMK
- a CDS encoding FKBP-type peptidyl-prolyl cis-trans isomerase; this encodes MRKTILSNSIFLFAVMIFFSACHLKYPGYKKTKNGLYYKFIKRNSSAVKAKIGDLVVCQMVYTTEKDSELYSSIKANVPIHIQIIKPLYKGDINEAFEYMGLHDSAVFIVSADSFFFKNVKAEKLPSPLKSGSIMKIHIRIDSIKTKVEFEKEQQMYTEALKKQLEEMKNNEPALLDDYLKRMKIKAKPKESGLYFIELRKGKGKKISEGDSVRFNYAAFFVDGRLFDTNIEDTAKNYNLYSTKVIYRPVDCKFGTNKFIKGFEEGLSMMNIGSKAKLIIPSKIGYGEEGIENKIAPYTTLIYEVEVLKVY